The nucleotide window ACACGCTTTTTTATTCGGAGCCCCGCGCCAAGACCCAGATTCACGTGTGCCGCACGCTGGCGTGCTCCTTGCTCGGCGCGGACAAGATCACGCGCTACCTCGAGGAAAAGCTCGGCGTGAAGCCGGGCGAGATCACGGCCGACGGCCAGTTCTCTTTCGACCAGGTGGAATGCCTCGGCGCCTGCGAAATCGCGCCCATGCTCCAGGTGAACGAAGGCCAGTACATCGGCTGCGTGACGACCAAGAAAATCGACGTGCTGCTCGACGATGTCAAAAACGGCAAATTGGAAACGCTGAAGAAACAGAAAATAACGGTTGGATGAAATAAGGATAATGGAAAAGCTCATCTCCAAATATTTCGTCGAGGGCAAGACGTTCTGGCTCGACGAATACGAAAAAGACGGCGGCTACAATGCCGCGCGCAGCGCGTTCGATAAAATGACGCGCGAGTCGCTCATCGAAGAAGTGAAGAAGTCCAACCTGCGCGGCCTCGGCGGCGCGGGTTTTCCCTGCGGCATGAAGTGGAGCTTTGTCCCGCAGAATACGGGCAAGCCCGTTTACCTCGCGGTCAACGCCGACGAAGGCGAGCCCGGAACGTTCAAAGACAAATACATCCTGCAGCACGCGCCGCATCTTCTGCTCGAAGGCATCATCCTCGCGTCTTTCGCCAACAACGTGCACAAGGCCTACGTTTACATCCGCGGCGAGTACGCGGCGGCGGCCGAAATCATGAACAAGGCGATCGACGAAGCCAAAGCAAAAGGCTATCTCGGCAAAAAGATTTTCGGCAAGGACTTCGATCTCGAAGTCGTGATCCACCGCGGCGCCGGCGCTTATATCTGCGGCGAAGAAACCGGCCTTTTGGAATCGCTCGAAGGCAAGCGCGCTTACCCGCGCCTGAAGCCGCCGTTCCCGGCCGTCGTCGGCCTTTTCGGCTGCCCGACCGTCATCAACAACGTGGAAACGCTTTCTTACCTTCCTTTCATCGTCAACCGCGGCGCCGAATGGTTCGCGGGCCTGGGCTCTCCGAAAAACGGCGGCATGCGCCTTTTGTGCGTGAGCGGCCACGTGAAAAAGCCGGGTGTTTACGAATTGCCGCTCGGCATCAAATTGCGTGACGTGATTTACAACCACGCGGGCGGCATCCGCGAAGACCGCCAGCTGAAAGCGGTCGTGCCCGGAGGCCTTTCCGCCGCGGTATTGACGGCCGATCAGATCGACGTGGGCATGGACTTTGACCAGCTGAAAGCGCTCGGCACCATGGCCGGTTCCGGCGGCGTCATGGTGCTGGATGAAACCACCAACATGGTCGAAGCGCTCATGGTCACGATGCGTTTCTATGCGCATGAATCCTGCGGCCAATGCTCGCCGTGCCGCGAAGGCACGGGCTGGGTGCACCGCATTCTCTCGCGCGTGGTCGGCGGCAACGGGCGTGCTAAAGACATCGACAATCTCCTCGACATCTGTTCGTTCATGGGCGGCACCACGATTTGCGCGCTCGCCGACGGCGCGGCCATGCCGCTGCGCAGCTACCCGCAAAAATTCCGCGCGGAGTTCGAGGAGTATATTGCCAAA belongs to Verrucomicrobiia bacterium and includes:
- a CDS encoding NAD(P)H-dependent oxidoreductase subunit E, which produces MDKNNFDKIFTPEIKTKADALVAKYETKRAAILMILRLVQDHYGYISHEAEAAVAHYLGLPPIDVHEVVTFYTLFYSEPRAKTQIHVCRTLACSLLGADKITRYLEEKLGVKPGEITADGQFSFDQVECLGACEIAPMLQVNEGQYIGCVTTKKIDVLLDDVKNGKLETLKKQKITVG
- the nuoF gene encoding NADH-quinone oxidoreductase subunit NuoF, which codes for MEKLISKYFVEGKTFWLDEYEKDGGYNAARSAFDKMTRESLIEEVKKSNLRGLGGAGFPCGMKWSFVPQNTGKPVYLAVNADEGEPGTFKDKYILQHAPHLLLEGIILASFANNVHKAYVYIRGEYAAAAEIMNKAIDEAKAKGYLGKKIFGKDFDLEVVIHRGAGAYICGEETGLLESLEGKRAYPRLKPPFPAVVGLFGCPTVINNVETLSYLPFIVNRGAEWFAGLGSPKNGGMRLLCVSGHVKKPGVYELPLGIKLRDVIYNHAGGIREDRQLKAVVPGGLSAAVLTADQIDVGMDFDQLKALGTMAGSGGVMVLDETTNMVEALMVTMRFYAHESCGQCSPCREGTGWVHRILSRVVGGNGRAKDIDNLLDICSFMGGTTICALADGAAMPLRSYPQKFRAEFEEYIAKRKSNPDMLSELHGGAKKRGGEREIHAQAHH